The Vigna unguiculata cultivar IT97K-499-35 chromosome 1, ASM411807v1, whole genome shotgun sequence nucleotide sequence ACATTTTGGGACGTGCAATTCAATAGCTGTTTAGAAATAGAATATTGTGATATTGGACAAGAGATCTGCTTGCCCTGTAGCCATGGACTAAGAGATCTGCTTGGTTCTCTCAAAATACTGAgattatgtttaataaaatttaaaaagtgatttCCGTTCTTGATATACATCTATAAATGATGTTTGATACGttgaatatttgatttttgttcATTGTCACATTTTGGCATTCAATAGAAAATTATGTAATTGAACCTTGTAATGGAAGAAACATTTCTGTTTGTGGGGAAAATCTTGATATTTTTTCTGGAGTGCTTATTTTTGTAATGGTGCTTGACATCCATGTTTAATCGAATTCCCATCATTGCCTGATTTACTTGCAGCTGGAGTACCCTTGGAGAACATTCTTTATCTTGGAGGACCCAACATTGCCTCGGAAATTTTCAACAAAGAATATGCTAATGCTCGGATATGTGGGGCAGGAAAATGGAGGAAACCGTTGGCAAAGTTTTTGAGGCAGCCTCATTTTATAGTGTGGGATAATGGTGATCTTGTTACCCATGAAATCATGGGTGggttaaaaaatgtatatgcTATTGGAGCTGGTAATTTCATCACTTTCTTCTTACATTTCTATAGATCATAAAGAACAGCTTCATAGAAGCAGTACCTAAATGCTACTTTAAGCAGGAAATAGATAATATCCGCTGTGGCTTTATTGAGAAGATAGAGCATCAGGGGAAAATATTGTCTGTGTTGGATTTTGCCCGTTGGTTATAGTGCGTGCTTGAATTGCTATTATTTGATTTGAGTATTGCAAAGGTGGGGTCCGGGGGTAGAGATGTAAGTAAGAGTGGCAATTCATCATGTGCTTTTTAGCATTGTGAAGACAATTTATATCTAGAAATCCTTCTCATTAGATAGTGGATGCATCACACCAGTGGCAATTTTTTGACTAGAAGATTTTTCGATTCCTAGTGTCTGCCATCTTGACTCTTCTTGAGTATTTACCTTTGCCTAATATCACTTGAGAGGTCTTAGAGACTAAATATTAggtgtttatttatatttctgaGTGGTGCTTAATGTTTTGAACTTTGAATGAATTTTCTGTCAGGTAGAGCAACCTCTTTTGATATATCACATTTAATAAACTGTATtcatgatatttctatttaatagGAATGGTTGCTGCTTTAACAAATGAAAGTGCCACCAGCAAGTCGGTATACTTTGCTCACTGTACTTCAGAGATGATATTTATCACTCATCTATTGGCAGAAGAACCAGAGAAACTTGCAGGGCCACTTTTGGCTGATACTTATGTAACTTTGTTGAAAGGTCGTAATGCATGGTATGGACAGAAGTTGGCCAAAGGGGAATTGAATCTTGAAATGGGTGACAATATCAAGGGCAAGGGGATGATTCAGGTATAGATTTTGTACATTCAAATTTCAACATGTTTGTGAGTTGGGGATAATGGTTGTCATGCTGTCAGATAAGAAAGAAGGAAGAATTAGTCATTAGtcataaatatacatttgatcCCTATAACtatgttattttctttaaataatctCTAAGGTTTTAAAAAAAGTCTATGACTAGGATTGGTGGCCGCATAAGCTGcattttttacaatttcaagGATTGCAATAAAACCGCAACTGCTATggtaataacaatataaaaccttatttaattttcttaaaaccgtaataattgaaaaattacgTGCCTCTAGTCCTTCATGACTGGTGAGGGACAAAATACAttgattttttgttaaaactaggaactgaaaatgaataaaatttaaatttgaactaAGGCTCTATTGGACAAGCTTTATAAGCACTTACAGAAGAAAAAACGTGAAGGGAAAATGTAATAATCTTGCTTCATAAACTAAAAGATTTTGTCGGCTATTTAGGATAAATACTTGCTATTCTAGTTTTGAAAGAGTAATTATAAAATAGCAAAGAtctgaaattattatttcagACTATAGGGAAGACTTGAAATTATTTTCAGATTTTATTGTTGAAggatttttttccttttttaatatCCTAGAGATCTGCTTAAAGAGGAGATTCCAGATTttattaatttccttttttcagCCCTTAGTCTTCTATTTATGTGTAATATCTTCTGATGATTCTCAGTGGAGGAAATAAAGTTTTACTGCTTAATTGTCCTAGTTCACCAACAAGGAGGGAAGCCAACTAACTATAGATTGCAAATGGGTGTTTACAATTAGTTACTAAGCAGAAGGGTTCACGCACTCACATATGGCATTGATTACTCTGAGCCCTGTTGCTGAGCCAAACTCCGTTAGAGTTCTTTTATCTCTTGCAGCCACTTTTGACTGGTCCCTAGGACAATTAGATGTCAAAAATACCTTTCTCAATGGAGATTTAATGAAAGAGTATATATGGAAGCCCCTCCAGGATACGGAGAGAAGTTTGGCACAAAAGTGTGCAAGCTGGTAATGGGTTAAAACGGTCACCAGGGGCTTGGTTTGAGAAATTCACCGAGTTTACTTCAAAGTCATGGGTACGCACAACGCCAAGGTGATCACACAATGTTCTTCGAACATTTACAAGATATCCATATTAACAGTATATGTGGCTGATAATATAATTCTTGTAGGAGATCATGTGTTTGAAATGAACTGCATGAAGACATCATGTCAAAAACATTTGAAAACAAGGACCTAGGATCCTTTATGTATTTCCTCGGTATGGAGGTTACTCATTTAAAACAGAGGATTATGGTGTCACAAAGAAGTATGTTCTTGATCTTCTTAAGGAAGCAAGAATGAGTGATGTGGACCAGTAGACACTCCAAATGATCCCAATCATAAGCTTTATGATAAGAAGGAAAGATATATAGTTATACATTCATCATCTCAAAGGCATCATGAAGCAGTATATGAGATCCTTAGATACTTGATATTTACTCCAGGCAAGCGTTTATTCTTTCAGAAGACTCCATAACAGAATATAGAGGTATATACTCATGCACATTGGATAGGCTTAGTAACTAATAGGAGATTCACTTCTGGATATTGTACATATGTTTGGGAAAATCCGGTGCAAAATAAGAAGCAAAATGTTGTAGCAAGGAATTTGTCAGAAGCAAGAATATAGAGCTTGGCTAGTGGGATGTGTGATATGCTTTGCTGAAAATAACTCTTCAAGAGTTTCGGATGCCCATATACAAATGTCAAGGAAGTCACACTTCATCAAGCAGAAGATTGGAGCTATTTGGTTGTCATTTGTTACCTCTAACAAACAAATATCAGGTGTTTTCACCAAAGTGCTTCCCAAGCCTAGTTTTGAATAATTTGTAAGCAAGTTGGACGTGTTAGACCTATGCTCCGACTGGAGGGAGGTGTCGGATTTTAGGTGAAATACTTGCTATTCTATTTTAGgaaagaataattataaaatagcGAAGTTCTGAAGTTATTTTCAGATTTTATTGTTGAAAGACTTTTATCCTTTTTTCAGCCCTTTCTATTTATGTGTAATATTTTTAGtcaagaaatgaaaataataaaacttagttttttcttcttaaagTTTGGACATTGCTGTTTGTGAATAATTACCCTGGTTTGCATGTTAGGGAGTTTCTGCTGTTAGGGCCTTCTATGAGCTACTTAGTCACTCCAGCTTAAACGTCCTAAATCCTGAAGAAAACAAGCATGTAGCCCCAGTGGAGCTTTGTCCCATCTTGAAGGTGTTATACAGAATTTTGATAGCAAGGTAACGCATATTGGTACCTCATTTTTCACCTTTGcatgaaagaaaaatgtgagaacagaattcaattatttaaactaGCTTTTTCACTGGTTTTTGACCTTGATCTGCAGGGAATATCCAACCCAGGCCATTCTTCAAGCATTAAGAGATGAAACCACGAATGATCCCCGTGACCGCATTGAGATTGCGCAAAGCCATGTGTTTTATAGGCCATCTCTTCTTGGTCATAAG carries:
- the LOC114187145 gene encoding probable glycerol-3-phosphate dehydrogenase [NAD(+)] 1, cytosolic isoform X1 codes for the protein MVGSITNAHSNFSLVNVNGGSLEEKVDEIRELIGKVEGDPLRIVGVGAGAWGSVFIAMLQEAYGSLREKVLIRIWRRPGRAVDRPTAEQLFKVINSREDVLRRLIRRCAYLKYVEARLGDRTLHADEILKDGFCLNMIDTPLCPLKVVTNLQEAVWDADIVINGLPSTETLEVFEEISKYWKERITAPVIVSLAKGVEAELGTEPRIITPTLMINRATGVPLENILYLGGPNIASEIFNKEYANARICGAGKWRKPLAKFLRQPHFIVWDNGDLVTHEIMGGLKNVYAIGAGMVAALTNESATSKSVYFAHCTSEMIFITHLLAEEPEKLAGPLLADTYVTLLKGRNAWYGQKLAKGELNLEMGDNIKGKGMIQGVSAVRAFYELLSHSSLNVLNPEENKHVAPVELCPILKVLYRILIAREYPTQAILQALRDETTNDPRDRIEIAQSHVFYRPSLLGHKL